Proteins co-encoded in one Corylus avellana chromosome ca9, CavTom2PMs-1.0 genomic window:
- the LOC132191956 gene encoding probable galacturonosyltransferase 7 isoform X3: protein MHNALMDVLRNLSNKANKTIARGSIRDTQPKKGLPVPPHGIMPSPPNANNPKVGAAVEGPLYTKDVDEIGKLCEFKFGSYCLWRQEHVEEMKDSTVKKLKDQLFVARAYYPSIAKLPRQDKLSRELKQNIQELERVLSESTTDADLPPQIAKKLQRMEAAIAKAKSFSVECNNVDKKLRQIYDMAEDEANFHMKQSAFLYHLAVQTMPKSLHCLSMRLTVEYFRSPPNNMELSVAEKYIDPILHHFVIFSNNVLASSVAINSTVMHAKESMNQVFHVLTDEQNYFAMKLWFLRNTFREATVQVLNIERLKLDNHHKATLLHLSLPEEFRVSFRNVDSPPTASIRTEYISIFSHSHYLLPDIFQNLKKVVVLDDDVVVQQDLSELWNVDMRGKVNGAVQFCSLRFGQLKKYLGESSNDKNSCAWMSGLNVIDLVRWRELDLTETYQRLTQQLTMHEGSNEAIALRASLLSFEDLVFSIDGAWALSGLGHDYSIDIQAISKAAVLHYNGNMKPWLELGIPKYRHYWKKFLNQEDQFLSECNVNS, encoded by the exons ATGCATAATGCTCTGATG GATGTTCTTAGAAACTTGTCCAACAAAGCGAATAAAACCATCGCTAGAGGTTCGATACGCGATACTCAACCAAAAAAAG GTCTTCCAGTGCCTCCACATGGTATTATGCCATCACCTCCCAATGCAAAT AATCCTAAAGTTGGTGCTGCAGTTGAAGGCCCCTTATATACAAAAGATGTTGATGAAATTGGAAAATTATGTGAGTTTAAATTTGGTAGTTATTGCCTTTGGCGCCAAGAACATGTAGAAGAAATGAAAGATTCTACAGTGAAGAAATTGAAGGACCAACTATTTGTGGCTAGAGCATACTATCCTAGTATTGCAAAACTTCCTAGACAGGACAAGTTGTCTCGTGAGCTGAAGCAAAATATTCAAGAACTGGAGCGTGTTCTTAGTGAAAGCACTACAGATGCTGATCTTCCACCACA GATTGCTAAGAAGTTACAGAGGATGGAAGCTGCAATAGCCAAAGCCAAATCATTTTCTGTGGAGTGTAACAACGTTGACAAAAAATTGAGACAAATATACGATATGGCCGAGGACGAAGCgaacttccacatgaaacagaGTGCCTTCCTCTACCATCTCGCAGTCCAGACTATGCCAAAGAGTCTTCACTGCCTGTCAATGAGACTGACAGTGGAATATTTCAGATCTCCTCCCAACAATATGGAGCTCTCTGTGgctgaaaaatatatagatcCTATACTGCACcactttgttattttctctaaTAATGTGCTTGCATCATCAGTAGCAATCAACTCAACTGTTATGCATGCAAAA GAAAGCATGAATCAGGTTTTTCATGTGCTTACAGATGAACAGAATTACTTTGCAATGAAACTATGGTTTCTGAGAAATACTTTCAGGGAAGCCACAGTTCAAGTGTTAAACATTGAACGTCTTAAGCTGGACAACCATCATAAGGCAACTCTGTTGCATCTTTCCCTGCCTGAGGAGTTTCGTGTTTCCTTTCGCAATGTTGATAGTCCGCCTACAGCCTCTATTAGAACAGAAtacatttctattttttctcaCTCACACTATCTTCTCCCTGACATATTCCAGAATTTGAAGAAAGTTGTGGTTCTCGATGATGATGTTGTCGTGCAGCAAGACTTGTCAGAACTATGGAATGTCGACATGAGAGGGAAAGTTAATGGCGCTGTGCAGTTTTGCTCATTAAGGTTTGGTCAACTGAAGAAATATTTGGGTGAGAGCAGTAATGATAAAAATTCTTGTGCTTGGATGTCTGGATTGAATGTAATTGACCTGGTCAGGTGGAGGGAGCTAGATCTTACTGAAACTTACCAAAGGTTGACTCAGCAG CTGACCATGCATGAGGGATCAAATGAAGCCATTGCGTTGCGTGCAAGCTTGCTCAGCTTTGAGGACCTAGTTTTTTCTATTGATGGTGCTTGGGCTCTGTCTGGACTAGGACATGACTATAGCATTGACATCCAAGCCATTTCGAAAGCTGCAGTTTTGCACTATAATGGTAacatgaaaccttggcttgagcTCGGAATTCCAAAATATAGACATTACTGGAAGAAATTTTTGAACCAAGAAGATCAGTTCTTGAGTGAATGCAATGTAAATTCATAG
- the LOC132191956 gene encoding probable galacturonosyltransferase 7 isoform X2, protein MKGAASSYGYAAKRRWRGLAIGVLGLVILSMLVPLVFLLGLHNGFRSAGYVSEQQGSASDGLRGYDQYKIRNAWNASEGDQSSNVERLIGKFGPTLPKDVLRNLSNKANKTIARGSIRDTQPKKGLPVPPHGIMPSPPNANNPKVGAAVEGPLYTKDVDEIGKLCEFKFGSYCLWRQEHVEEMKDSTVKKLKDQLFVARAYYPSIAKLPRQDKLSRELKQNIQELERVLSESTTDADLPPQIAKKLQRMEAAIAKAKSFSVECNNVDKKLRQIYDMAEDEANFHMKQSAFLYHLAVQTMPKSLHCLSMRLTVEYFRSPPNNMELSVAEKYIDPILHHFVIFSNNVLASSVAINSTVMHAKESMNQVFHVLTDEQNYFAMKLWFLRNTFREATVQVLNIERLKLDNHHKATLLHLSLPEEFRVSFRNVDSPPTASIRTEYISIFSHSHYLLPDIFQNLKKVVVLDDDVVVQQDLSELWNVDMRGKVNGAVQFCSLRFGQLKKYLGESSNDKNSCAWMSGLNVIDLVRWRELDLTETYQRLTQQLTMHEGSNEAIALRASLLSFEDLVFSIDGAWALSGLGHDYSIDIQAISKAAVLHYNGNMKPWLELGIPKYRHYWKKFLNQEDQFLSECNVNS, encoded by the exons GTTATGTTTCCGAACAACAAGGTTCAGCTTCA gatGGTTTAAGAGGATATGACCAGTACAAAATCAGAAATGCTTGGAATGCATCTGAG GGGGATCAATCAAGCAATGTAGAAAGGCTTATTGGAAAATTTGGACCAACTCTTCCAAAG GATGTTCTTAGAAACTTGTCCAACAAAGCGAATAAAACCATCGCTAGAGGTTCGATACGCGATACTCAACCAAAAAAAG GTCTTCCAGTGCCTCCACATGGTATTATGCCATCACCTCCCAATGCAAAT AATCCTAAAGTTGGTGCTGCAGTTGAAGGCCCCTTATATACAAAAGATGTTGATGAAATTGGAAAATTATGTGAGTTTAAATTTGGTAGTTATTGCCTTTGGCGCCAAGAACATGTAGAAGAAATGAAAGATTCTACAGTGAAGAAATTGAAGGACCAACTATTTGTGGCTAGAGCATACTATCCTAGTATTGCAAAACTTCCTAGACAGGACAAGTTGTCTCGTGAGCTGAAGCAAAATATTCAAGAACTGGAGCGTGTTCTTAGTGAAAGCACTACAGATGCTGATCTTCCACCACA GATTGCTAAGAAGTTACAGAGGATGGAAGCTGCAATAGCCAAAGCCAAATCATTTTCTGTGGAGTGTAACAACGTTGACAAAAAATTGAGACAAATATACGATATGGCCGAGGACGAAGCgaacttccacatgaaacagaGTGCCTTCCTCTACCATCTCGCAGTCCAGACTATGCCAAAGAGTCTTCACTGCCTGTCAATGAGACTGACAGTGGAATATTTCAGATCTCCTCCCAACAATATGGAGCTCTCTGTGgctgaaaaatatatagatcCTATACTGCACcactttgttattttctctaaTAATGTGCTTGCATCATCAGTAGCAATCAACTCAACTGTTATGCATGCAAAA GAAAGCATGAATCAGGTTTTTCATGTGCTTACAGATGAACAGAATTACTTTGCAATGAAACTATGGTTTCTGAGAAATACTTTCAGGGAAGCCACAGTTCAAGTGTTAAACATTGAACGTCTTAAGCTGGACAACCATCATAAGGCAACTCTGTTGCATCTTTCCCTGCCTGAGGAGTTTCGTGTTTCCTTTCGCAATGTTGATAGTCCGCCTACAGCCTCTATTAGAACAGAAtacatttctattttttctcaCTCACACTATCTTCTCCCTGACATATTCCAGAATTTGAAGAAAGTTGTGGTTCTCGATGATGATGTTGTCGTGCAGCAAGACTTGTCAGAACTATGGAATGTCGACATGAGAGGGAAAGTTAATGGCGCTGTGCAGTTTTGCTCATTAAGGTTTGGTCAACTGAAGAAATATTTGGGTGAGAGCAGTAATGATAAAAATTCTTGTGCTTGGATGTCTGGATTGAATGTAATTGACCTGGTCAGGTGGAGGGAGCTAGATCTTACTGAAACTTACCAAAGGTTGACTCAGCAG CTGACCATGCATGAGGGATCAAATGAAGCCATTGCGTTGCGTGCAAGCTTGCTCAGCTTTGAGGACCTAGTTTTTTCTATTGATGGTGCTTGGGCTCTGTCTGGACTAGGACATGACTATAGCATTGACATCCAAGCCATTTCGAAAGCTGCAGTTTTGCACTATAATGGTAacatgaaaccttggcttgagcTCGGAATTCCAAAATATAGACATTACTGGAAGAAATTTTTGAACCAAGAAGATCAGTTCTTGAGTGAATGCAATGTAAATTCATAG
- the LOC132192064 gene encoding protein SCARECROW gives MAACAMLDAGVSGNHSNENTESSNIITSGGSPLTSASNNNNINITGTCEKQPQQPLSNGKMLRKRMASEIDMEVQTFTTNTSMNDYIRFSRRSIGTTPNASSMSRSSFPAVAAGNNYVASGDNFPKPNPKQTNYSTSLPSSTTLTNMTSGGGSCGFLSCVTPANLSHDHSDEALSLHHHHHNHHQGPAQPQSQTPAVCGFSGLPLFPSERYRNNNTNSSRTVPNPGGAVAVSPSMEDSSATAWIDGIIKDLIHSSNNVSVPQLIQNVKEIIYPCNPNLAALLEYRLRSLTSADPIPNYPERRRAVVQQQQHHHQGQLQGSSERIKLNLLDSGLPNFSSTEPMNQLYLHWGITPLPSASPNPILEDHHHQQQQQQPSSASSLLSLNQLHQVQEQRQQEQENSSPAETAAPAVTSATSATTTSTSTSNSVAILTREKKEEMRQQKRDEEGLHLLTLLLQCAEAVSADNFEEANKMLHEISELSTPFGTAAQRVAAYFSEAMSARLVSSCLGIYAALPHSHSYSHKMASAFQVFNGISPLVKFSHFTANQAIQEAFEREERVHIIDLDIMQGLQWPGLFHILASRPGGPPYVRLTGLGTSMDALEATGKRLSDFADKLGLPFEFIPVADKVGNLDPENLNVSKREALAVHWLQHSLYDVTGSDTNTLWLLQRLAPKVVTVVEQDLSHAGSFLGRFVEAIHYYSALFDSLGASYGEESEERHVVEQQLLSREIRNVLAVGGPSRSGEVKFHNWREKLQQCGFKGISLAGNAATQATLLLGMFPSDGYTLIEDNGALKLGWKDLCLLTASAWRPPFPAPTSTHYY, from the exons ATGGCTGCTTGTGCTATGCTTGATGCTGGTGTCAGTGGCAATCATAGCAACGAAAATACAGAGAGTAGTAATATCATTACCAGCGGTGGAAGCCCCTTGACGAGTGCAtccaacaacaacaatattAATATCACCGGCACCTGCGAGAAACAACCTCAGCAACCCCTGTCCAACGGAAAAATGCTGAGAAAGAGGATGGCCTCTGAGATTGATATGGAAGTTCAGACCTTCACCACAAACACCAGCATGAATGATTATATAAGGTTTTCCCGCCGAAGTATTGGCACAACCCCCAATGCCTCGTCGATGAGTCGCAGCTCTTTTCCAGCGGTGGCAGCTGGTAATAATTATGTTGCTTCCGGAGATAACTTCCCcaaaccaaatccaaaacagACCAACTACTCCACTTCGCTACCTTCTTCCACGACGTTGACCAACATGACGTCAGGCGGGGGCTCTTGTGGGTTTTTATCTTGTGTTACTCCAGCAAACTTAAGTCATGATCATAGCGACGAAGCCCTCTcgcttcatcatcatcatcataatcatcacCAAGGTCCTGCTCAACCCCAAAGCCAGACCCCTGCTGTTTGTGGGTTCTCGGGCCTGCCCTTGTTTCCTTCCGAAAGATATCGAAACAACAATACTAATAGCAGCAGAACCGTTCCCAATCCGGGTGGTGCTGTTGCTGTTAGTCCTTCGATGGAAGACAGCTCAGCCACGGCGTGGATCGACGGCATCATAAAGGATCTAATCCACAGCTCCAACAACGTGTCCGTTCCACAGCTCATCCAGAACGTGAAGGAGATCATCTACCCTTGCAATCCCAACCTTGCCGCCCTCCTCGAGTACAGGCTCCGCTCCCTGACGTCAGCCGACCCTATCCCGAACTATCCGGAGAGGAGAAGGGCGGTggtgcagcagcagcagcatcaTCATCAAGGCCAGTTGCAAGGATCTTCAGAGCGGATTAAGCTCAATCTATTGGACTCTGGCCTTCCTAATTTCTCCTCTACCGAACCCATGAATCAATTGTACTTGCACTGGGGAATTACACCACTGCCTAGCGCTTCCCCTAACCCAATCCTCgaagatcatcatcatcagcagcagcagcagcagccgTCAAGCGCTTCTTCCCTTCTCTCATTGAATCAACTGCATCAGGTGCAGGAGCAACGACAACAAGAACAGGAAAACTCTTCCCCTGCAGAGACTGCAGCGCCAGCAGTGACGTCAGCGACATCAGCGACTACTACTAGTACTAGTACTAGTAACAGTGTCGCAATCCTTACGAGGGAGAAGAAGGAAGAGATGCGGCAGCAGAAGAGAGACGAAGAAGGCTTACACCTTCTGACCTTGCTCCTTCAATGCGCCGAAGCTGTCTCGGCCGATAATTTTGAGGAAGCAAACAAGATGCTACACGAGATTTCCGAACTGTCGACGCCCTTTGGAACGGCCGCGCAGCGGGTGGCAGCATACTTCTCCGAGGCAATGTCCGCAAGGCTGGTGAGCTCGTGCCTGGGAATATACGCGGCGTTGCCCCATAGCCATAGCTATAGCCACAAGATGGCTTCGGCTTTCCAGGTGTTCAACGGCATCAGCCCCCTAGTGAAGTTCTCGCATTTCACGGCCAATCAGGCCATACAGGAAGCGTTTGAGAGGGAGGAGAGGGTTCACATCATAGATCTGGACATCATGCAAGGTCTCCAGTGGCCTGGTCTCTTTCACATCCTGGCTTCTAGACCTGGGGGACCTCCTTATGTGCGCCTCACCGGCCTAGGAACCTCCATGGACGCTCTAGAGGCGACGGGCAAGCGCTTGTCTGATTTCGCCGACAAATTGGGGCTTCCCTTTGAGTTCATTCCTGTGGCCGACAAAGTCGGGAATTTGGACCCGGAGAACCTCAATGTCAGCAAGAGGGAGGCCCTAGCCGTCCACTGGTTGCAACATTCCCTTTATGATGTCACCGGTTCCGACACCAATACACTGTGGCTTTTGCAGAG GTTGGCACCAAAAGTGGTGACGGTGGTAGAGCAGGACCTGAGCCACGCAGGTTCCTTCTTGGGAAGGTTCGTGGAGGCAATACACTACTACTCGGCACTGTTCGATTCGCTAGGGGCAAGCTACGGGGAGGAAAGCGAGGAGAGGCATGTGGTAGAGCAGCAGCTGCTATCGAGAGAGATCCGGAACGTGCTGGCGGTAGGGGGGCCCTCGAGGAGTGGGGAGGTGAAGTTCCACAACTGGAGGGAGAAGCTCCAGCAGTGTGGGTTCAAGGGCATCTCTTTGGCTGGAAATGCCGCAACCCAGGCTACCCTGCTCCTCGGCATGTTCCCTTCTGACGGTTACACCCTGATCGAGGACAATGGCGCCCTCAAGCTTGGTTGGAAAGACCTTTGCTTGCTCACTGCTTCGGCCTGGAGGCCCCCTTTTCCTGCTCCTACATCTACCCATTACTATTGA
- the LOC132191956 gene encoding probable galacturonosyltransferase 7 isoform X1, with the protein MKGAASSYGYAAKRRWRGLAIGVLGLVILSMLVPLVFLLGLHNGFRSAASSAGYVSEQQGSASDGLRGYDQYKIRNAWNASEGDQSSNVERLIGKFGPTLPKDVLRNLSNKANKTIARGSIRDTQPKKGLPVPPHGIMPSPPNANNPKVGAAVEGPLYTKDVDEIGKLCEFKFGSYCLWRQEHVEEMKDSTVKKLKDQLFVARAYYPSIAKLPRQDKLSRELKQNIQELERVLSESTTDADLPPQIAKKLQRMEAAIAKAKSFSVECNNVDKKLRQIYDMAEDEANFHMKQSAFLYHLAVQTMPKSLHCLSMRLTVEYFRSPPNNMELSVAEKYIDPILHHFVIFSNNVLASSVAINSTVMHAKESMNQVFHVLTDEQNYFAMKLWFLRNTFREATVQVLNIERLKLDNHHKATLLHLSLPEEFRVSFRNVDSPPTASIRTEYISIFSHSHYLLPDIFQNLKKVVVLDDDVVVQQDLSELWNVDMRGKVNGAVQFCSLRFGQLKKYLGESSNDKNSCAWMSGLNVIDLVRWRELDLTETYQRLTQQLTMHEGSNEAIALRASLLSFEDLVFSIDGAWALSGLGHDYSIDIQAISKAAVLHYNGNMKPWLELGIPKYRHYWKKFLNQEDQFLSECNVNS; encoded by the exons CATCTTCTGCAGGTTATGTTTCCGAACAACAAGGTTCAGCTTCA gatGGTTTAAGAGGATATGACCAGTACAAAATCAGAAATGCTTGGAATGCATCTGAG GGGGATCAATCAAGCAATGTAGAAAGGCTTATTGGAAAATTTGGACCAACTCTTCCAAAG GATGTTCTTAGAAACTTGTCCAACAAAGCGAATAAAACCATCGCTAGAGGTTCGATACGCGATACTCAACCAAAAAAAG GTCTTCCAGTGCCTCCACATGGTATTATGCCATCACCTCCCAATGCAAAT AATCCTAAAGTTGGTGCTGCAGTTGAAGGCCCCTTATATACAAAAGATGTTGATGAAATTGGAAAATTATGTGAGTTTAAATTTGGTAGTTATTGCCTTTGGCGCCAAGAACATGTAGAAGAAATGAAAGATTCTACAGTGAAGAAATTGAAGGACCAACTATTTGTGGCTAGAGCATACTATCCTAGTATTGCAAAACTTCCTAGACAGGACAAGTTGTCTCGTGAGCTGAAGCAAAATATTCAAGAACTGGAGCGTGTTCTTAGTGAAAGCACTACAGATGCTGATCTTCCACCACA GATTGCTAAGAAGTTACAGAGGATGGAAGCTGCAATAGCCAAAGCCAAATCATTTTCTGTGGAGTGTAACAACGTTGACAAAAAATTGAGACAAATATACGATATGGCCGAGGACGAAGCgaacttccacatgaaacagaGTGCCTTCCTCTACCATCTCGCAGTCCAGACTATGCCAAAGAGTCTTCACTGCCTGTCAATGAGACTGACAGTGGAATATTTCAGATCTCCTCCCAACAATATGGAGCTCTCTGTGgctgaaaaatatatagatcCTATACTGCACcactttgttattttctctaaTAATGTGCTTGCATCATCAGTAGCAATCAACTCAACTGTTATGCATGCAAAA GAAAGCATGAATCAGGTTTTTCATGTGCTTACAGATGAACAGAATTACTTTGCAATGAAACTATGGTTTCTGAGAAATACTTTCAGGGAAGCCACAGTTCAAGTGTTAAACATTGAACGTCTTAAGCTGGACAACCATCATAAGGCAACTCTGTTGCATCTTTCCCTGCCTGAGGAGTTTCGTGTTTCCTTTCGCAATGTTGATAGTCCGCCTACAGCCTCTATTAGAACAGAAtacatttctattttttctcaCTCACACTATCTTCTCCCTGACATATTCCAGAATTTGAAGAAAGTTGTGGTTCTCGATGATGATGTTGTCGTGCAGCAAGACTTGTCAGAACTATGGAATGTCGACATGAGAGGGAAAGTTAATGGCGCTGTGCAGTTTTGCTCATTAAGGTTTGGTCAACTGAAGAAATATTTGGGTGAGAGCAGTAATGATAAAAATTCTTGTGCTTGGATGTCTGGATTGAATGTAATTGACCTGGTCAGGTGGAGGGAGCTAGATCTTACTGAAACTTACCAAAGGTTGACTCAGCAG CTGACCATGCATGAGGGATCAAATGAAGCCATTGCGTTGCGTGCAAGCTTGCTCAGCTTTGAGGACCTAGTTTTTTCTATTGATGGTGCTTGGGCTCTGTCTGGACTAGGACATGACTATAGCATTGACATCCAAGCCATTTCGAAAGCTGCAGTTTTGCACTATAATGGTAacatgaaaccttggcttgagcTCGGAATTCCAAAATATAGACATTACTGGAAGAAATTTTTGAACCAAGAAGATCAGTTCTTGAGTGAATGCAATGTAAATTCATAG